A region from the Solibacillus sp. FSL H8-0523 genome encodes:
- a CDS encoding MinD/ParA family protein has protein sequence MKDQAEKLRQSMLENDANIGRSIAVISGKGGVGKSNFTTNFATLLAKSGKRVVILDMDIGMGNVHILVGKSAKYSLKDYLDGNLALEDVMFSTSDGVNYISGGSGMSSLMDWSPVVFSRLITGLETLQKEYDFVLFDMGAGIVEWSLDLLTSLDELIVISTAEPTSIMDAYSMMKFIHLKDDSKTFYILCNRAFNTEEGQDTTKRLKTVMERFLEKEVVVLGSLPEDPVVRQAVRQQSLFTTLYPDAPITQTMHKIVKQFLNHQVEIEEVHAAEKSNKFLSKLKSIFSKGRE, from the coding sequence ATGAAAGATCAAGCTGAAAAACTTCGTCAGTCAATGCTTGAAAATGATGCCAATATAGGTCGATCAATTGCGGTCATTAGTGGCAAAGGTGGAGTTGGTAAAAGTAACTTCACGACTAATTTTGCTACATTGTTGGCTAAATCAGGTAAAAGAGTAGTAATATTAGATATGGATATTGGTATGGGAAATGTACATATTTTGGTTGGTAAATCTGCTAAATATAGTTTAAAGGATTACTTAGATGGTAATTTAGCCTTAGAAGATGTCATGTTTTCGACTTCGGATGGTGTGAACTACATTTCAGGTGGCTCAGGCATGTCGTCACTTATGGATTGGTCTCCGGTTGTGTTTAGTCGATTGATTACGGGACTAGAAACACTTCAAAAGGAATATGACTTTGTATTATTTGATATGGGTGCAGGTATTGTCGAATGGTCGCTTGACTTATTAACGTCACTCGATGAATTGATTGTTATTTCAACAGCAGAGCCTACATCGATTATGGATGCTTATTCCATGATGAAATTTATTCATTTAAAAGATGATTCGAAAACGTTTTATATTTTGTGTAATCGAGCATTTAATACGGAGGAAGGCCAAGATACGACAAAACGTCTAAAAACCGTTATGGAGCGCTTTTTAGAAAAAGAGGTTGTTGTACTTGGCTCGTTGCCAGAAGACCCTGTCGTTCGACAAGCTGTACGTCAACAATCATTGTTTACAACACTTTATCCAGATGCACCTATTACGCAAACGATGCATAAGATTGTGAAGCAATTTTTAAATCATCAGGTGGAAATAGAAGAAGTGCATGCTGCTGAAAAATCGAACAAGTTCTTATCCAAATTAAAAAGTATCTTTTCGAAAGGTCGTGAGTAA
- the flhF gene encoding flagellar biosynthesis protein FlhF, which yields MKMKKYNATSIAEAMKQIRADLGEDAIILNSKVVVKKKFFGLVKNKSYEVVAGYDRIEKKPTISNLPDIPAYTSLNNEQQHIPSQPMKQSEEPAFAQAPQADSSLPSNLVKEIADLKSIMQSMQRMSTQSQYPDELLPFVDFLKQQELGEELITAISDELFMHYHKNHEISWENMQNIAKDFLRKELYALPISGLSYEKKYINVLGPTGVGKTTTIAKMAARSVLEKKKKVGFITTDTYRIAAIEQLKTYAALLQAPVEVVYNAEDYATAINKLAHLDLIFIDTAGRNYREAKYVNDLKTLINFSEQAESYLVLALTAKQKDLESIIEQFKDLTIEKFIFTKLDETNSIGTMFNLMIKYNKGLAYYTDGQEVPEDIEQPNSDSLLELFFKENLDERSS from the coding sequence ATGAAAATGAAAAAATATAATGCTACTTCAATTGCAGAGGCAATGAAGCAAATTCGTGCTGATTTAGGTGAAGATGCGATTATTTTAAATTCAAAAGTCGTTGTAAAGAAAAAGTTTTTTGGTTTAGTGAAAAATAAAAGCTACGAGGTTGTAGCAGGTTATGATCGCATTGAAAAAAAACCGACAATCTCAAATTTACCAGACATTCCAGCCTATACGTCTTTGAATAATGAACAACAACATATACCAAGTCAACCGATGAAGCAATCTGAGGAGCCCGCATTCGCGCAGGCTCCTCAGGCCGATTCATCATTACCAAGTAATTTGGTGAAAGAAATTGCTGATTTAAAGTCCATCATGCAATCGATGCAACGTATGTCGACACAATCTCAATATCCAGATGAACTCTTACCATTTGTCGATTTTTTAAAACAGCAAGAACTTGGCGAGGAGCTTATCACAGCAATTAGTGATGAGCTTTTTATGCATTATCATAAAAATCACGAAATTTCCTGGGAAAACATGCAGAACATTGCAAAGGATTTTTTACGCAAAGAGCTGTATGCCTTACCAATTAGTGGTCTGTCATATGAAAAGAAGTACATTAATGTGTTAGGCCCAACAGGTGTAGGAAAAACAACTACAATCGCAAAAATGGCTGCTCGTTCGGTTTTGGAAAAGAAAAAGAAAGTTGGCTTTATTACAACAGATACGTATCGAATTGCGGCGATTGAGCAATTAAAAACGTACGCAGCATTATTACAGGCGCCAGTTGAAGTTGTCTATAATGCTGAGGATTATGCAACAGCAATTAACAAGCTTGCACATTTGGATTTGATTTTCATTGATACAGCAGGACGTAACTACCGCGAAGCAAAATATGTGAACGATTTAAAAACACTCATAAATTTCAGTGAACAGGCAGAATCTTATTTAGTGTTAGCTTTGACAGCTAAGCAAAAAGACTTAGAATCAATAATTGAACAATTTAAGGACTTAACAATCGAGAAATTCATCTTTACGAAGCTGGACGAAACAAATTCTATTGGCACTATGTTTAATTTAATGATTAAATATAATAAAGGACTAGCTTACTATACGGATGGTCAAGAAGTACCAGAAGATATTGAACAACCAAATAGTGATAGTCTACTAGAGCTTTTTTTCAAGGAGAATTTAGATGAAAGATCAAGCTGA
- a CDS encoding chemotaxis protein CheW, which produces MTNAIEQKNLKVIVFQLADKEYAIPVSHVKGIEKLMHITRVPKTARYVKGVINLRGVVTPVIDLRERFDLPISGNEETTRIIIITLETMEVGFVVDSANDVLDIDASSIEQQPEVVGSFEEEFIAGVAKLDNRLLILLHLDKVLNPLD; this is translated from the coding sequence ATGACAAATGCAATCGAGCAAAAAAATTTAAAAGTCATTGTATTTCAATTAGCGGATAAAGAATATGCAATTCCTGTTTCTCACGTAAAGGGAATTGAAAAATTAATGCACATTACGCGCGTACCAAAAACAGCACGTTACGTAAAAGGTGTGATTAATTTACGCGGTGTTGTAACGCCCGTAATCGATTTACGTGAACGCTTTGATTTACCGATTTCAGGTAACGAAGAAACAACACGTATCATTATTATTACGCTTGAAACGATGGAAGTAGGCTTTGTTGTAGATTCAGCAAACGATGTGCTAGATATCGATGCATCTTCAATTGAGCAACAACCGGAAGTAGTAGGTTCTTTCGAAGAAGAATTTATTGCAGGTGTAGCGAAATTAGATAATCGTTTATTAATTTTACTTCACTTAGATAAAGTGTTAAACCCATTAGATTAA
- a CDS encoding chemotaxis protein CheA — protein sequence MEVNQYLEMFIEESKEHLQACSEHLLELEKNPEDLAIVGEIFRSAHTLKGMSATMGFEDLADLTHKMENVLDAIRNEKIKVTPEIFDVVFESVDHLEEMVYDIADGGDGKRNVQETVAKLKNIELGEPVVAAKVLTKQTVEAPVPVEEVDFKLTYDDFEKTVILQSSEQEFNAYEISIALREDCLLKAARVFMVFEILEKNGDVIKSSPTVDKLEEEQFDNEFHVAYISKESAEDLQKMLMKVSEVDLVDVKEIGQDVFTQVTVSSAAQSEEITEAEIAATTEVVQAPVEQKANSNKASGGHATSKTIRVNIERLDILMNLFEELAIDRGRLLSIAADVNHGELNETVERMSRTMGDLQNIVLTMRMVPVETVFNRFPKMVRQLSRDLNKKIELNVIGAETELDRTVIDEIGDPLVHLIRNSVDHGIESPEVRRAKGKPAEGTVELRAYHSGNYVFIEIEDDGAGINRDRVLAKAISKGVVTHEQSLSMSDKQINELILASGFSTAEVISDVSGRGVGLDVVKTTIESLGGNISIESTQDVGSVFSIQLPLTLSIISVMLVEIESEIYAIPLSSIIETSIIRNSDILNAHNQKVIDFRGKVVPLVFLEEIFEVPRQEPKDDGFHSVVIVRKGDKLAGLVVDSFIGQQEIVLKSLGNYLTNIFAISGATILGNGKVALIVDCNALMK from the coding sequence ATGGAAGTAAATCAATATTTAGAAATGTTCATTGAAGAAAGTAAAGAGCATTTACAAGCATGTAGCGAACATTTATTAGAATTAGAAAAAAATCCAGAAGACTTAGCAATTGTCGGTGAAATCTTTCGTTCGGCTCATACTTTAAAAGGTATGTCAGCTACAATGGGCTTTGAGGATTTAGCAGACCTAACACATAAAATGGAAAATGTGTTAGATGCGATTCGTAACGAAAAAATTAAAGTAACACCAGAAATTTTTGACGTTGTTTTCGAATCGGTCGATCACTTAGAAGAAATGGTTTACGATATTGCTGATGGTGGCGATGGTAAACGTAACGTGCAAGAAACAGTAGCGAAGTTAAAAAACATTGAATTAGGCGAGCCAGTAGTAGCTGCAAAAGTCCTAACGAAGCAAACAGTTGAAGCACCAGTGCCAGTAGAAGAAGTCGATTTTAAATTAACGTATGATGACTTTGAAAAAACGGTTATTTTACAATCTTCAGAGCAAGAATTTAATGCATACGAAATTTCAATTGCCCTACGCGAAGACTGCTTATTAAAAGCGGCACGTGTATTCATGGTATTTGAAATTTTAGAGAAGAATGGCGATGTGATTAAGTCATCACCTACAGTGGATAAGTTAGAAGAAGAACAATTTGATAATGAGTTCCATGTCGCTTACATTTCAAAAGAATCAGCAGAAGACTTACAAAAAATGCTGATGAAAGTTTCTGAGGTAGACCTTGTAGATGTAAAGGAAATTGGTCAAGACGTATTTACGCAAGTGACGGTTTCTTCAGCAGCTCAATCAGAAGAAATTACAGAAGCAGAAATAGCTGCAACGACAGAAGTTGTGCAAGCGCCAGTTGAACAAAAAGCAAACAGCAATAAAGCATCTGGTGGTCATGCAACAAGTAAAACGATTCGTGTAAATATCGAGCGTTTAGATATTTTAATGAACTTATTCGAAGAGCTTGCGATTGACCGTGGCCGATTATTATCAATCGCTGCAGATGTAAATCACGGTGAGTTAAATGAAACGGTTGAGCGTATGAGCCGTACAATGGGCGATTTACAAAATATCGTCTTAACAATGCGCATGGTACCAGTTGAAACGGTATTTAACCGTTTCCCAAAAATGGTGCGTCAATTATCACGCGATTTAAACAAAAAAATTGAGCTTAATGTTATCGGTGCTGAAACAGAGCTTGACCGTACAGTAATCGATGAGATTGGTGATCCATTAGTTCACTTAATTCGTAACTCGGTTGATCACGGAATTGAATCACCAGAGGTTCGTCGTGCAAAAGGTAAGCCAGCAGAAGGTACTGTCGAGCTTCGTGCATACCATAGTGGTAACTATGTCTTCATCGAAATTGAAGATGATGGTGCAGGGATTAACCGTGACCGCGTATTGGCAAAAGCCATTTCAAAAGGCGTTGTGACGCATGAACAGTCATTATCAATGTCAGATAAGCAAATTAACGAACTGATTTTAGCGTCAGGCTTCTCAACAGCAGAAGTGATTTCAGACGTATCAGGCCGTGGCGTAGGCTTAGACGTTGTTAAAACGACGATTGAATCGTTAGGTGGTAACATCTCGATTGAATCGACACAAGATGTAGGATCTGTATTCTCGATTCAATTGCCATTAACATTATCGATTATTTCAGTAATGTTAGTTGAAATTGAAAGCGAAATTTATGCAATTCCTTTATCATCGATTATCGAAACATCAATTATCCGTAATTCTGATATATTAAATGCCCACAATCAAAAAGTAATTGATTTCCGTGGCAAAGTCGTACCGCTAGTATTCCTTGAAGAAATCTTTGAAGTACCACGTCAAGAACCAAAAGATGATGGATTCCATTCAGTAGTCATCGTTCGTAAAGGCGATAAACTAGCTGGGTTAGTAGTAGATTCATTCATCGGTCAGCAAGAAATTGTATTAAAATCATTAGGTAACTACTTAACAAATATTTTTGCGATTTCAGGTGCAACAATTTTAGGTAACGGTAAAGTAGCGTTAATCGTAGACTGTAACGCACTTATGAAGTAA
- a CDS encoding chemotaxis response regulator protein-glutamate methylesterase, with translation MDNLKKSKLLVVDDSAFMRKLISDFFTDHLQIEVVGSARNGKDAIKKIQQLKPDVVTLDVEMPEMNGLDALKEIMIQCPVPVVMLSSTTQRGTENTLTAMEYGAVDFVAKPSGTISLDLHKIQDELVHKVVEASRVPIAKLKKPISSVSTFANKKIETAPRIEVAKLTSTPLKVTPVFDKPMKKVDWNKHSKKIILIGTSTGGPRALQEVITKIPGNVDAPIVIVQHMPAGFTKSLATRLDQLSQIHVKEAEQGDILQKGTAYIAPGGFHLKLRKVGSTFAIALDQNEPPRSGHRPSVDVMFEDVSQYPDFDKIAVIMTGMGYDGSKGLKALKKTGNVIAIAESAETCIVYGMPKAAVETQLVDEVVDVDVIAQTIMKYMP, from the coding sequence ATGGACAATCTAAAGAAAAGCAAGCTATTAGTAGTTGATGATTCGGCATTTATGCGGAAATTAATTAGTGATTTTTTTACTGACCATTTACAAATTGAAGTTGTGGGGTCTGCGCGCAATGGCAAAGACGCGATTAAAAAAATTCAACAGTTGAAACCAGATGTTGTAACACTAGATGTTGAAATGCCAGAAATGAATGGTTTGGATGCATTAAAGGAAATTATGATTCAGTGTCCAGTACCGGTCGTTATGTTATCGAGTACAACACAACGTGGTACAGAAAACACATTAACAGCAATGGAATACGGAGCTGTTGATTTTGTAGCGAAACCGAGTGGCACAATTTCATTGGATTTACATAAAATCCAAGATGAGTTAGTACATAAAGTTGTTGAAGCTTCAAGAGTACCAATTGCTAAGTTAAAAAAGCCAATCTCTTCAGTTTCTACTTTCGCAAATAAAAAAATAGAAACAGCACCAAGAATAGAGGTTGCTAAACTTACTTCGACGCCGTTAAAAGTTACACCAGTATTTGATAAGCCAATGAAAAAAGTAGATTGGAACAAGCATTCCAAAAAAATTATTTTAATTGGCACATCGACAGGTGGACCGCGAGCTTTGCAAGAAGTGATTACGAAAATCCCAGGAAATGTGGATGCACCAATAGTAATTGTGCAGCATATGCCAGCAGGATTTACAAAATCTCTTGCAACTCGTTTAGATCAGTTAAGTCAAATACATGTAAAAGAAGCCGAACAAGGCGATATATTACAAAAGGGAACAGCTTACATTGCACCAGGTGGTTTTCACTTGAAATTGCGTAAAGTCGGTTCAACTTTTGCGATTGCGCTCGACCAAAATGAGCCACCTCGTTCTGGGCATCGACCTTCAGTGGACGTTATGTTTGAAGATGTTAGTCAATACCCAGATTTTGATAAAATAGCTGTAATTATGACAGGTATGGGGTATGATGGTTCAAAAGGTCTGAAAGCTTTAAAGAAAACAGGAAATGTAATTGCAATTGCAGAGTCAGCAGAAACGTGTATAGTATACGGAATGCCCAAAGCTGCCGTGGAAACGCAGCTCGTTGATGAAGTGGTAGATGTTGACGTTATTGCACAAACAATTATGAAATATATGCCTTAA
- the flhA gene encoding flagellar biosynthesis protein FlhA produces the protein MQIRDIGVLAAVIMVVAMLIIPLPPWLLSFLIIVNITLALLVLLTAMNMKEALDFSIFPTIILLLTLFRLSLSVSTTRAILAEGDAGQVVETFGNFVTGGNILVGLVIFLLLVIIQFIVITKGSERVAEVAARFTLDAMPGKQMSIDADLNAGVISEQEARERREKVSGEADFYGAMDGATKFVKGDAIASIIMVGINLLFGMIIGMMQMELSFGEAATKYSMLTVGDGLVSQIPALLISTATGIVVTRAASKGNLGSDITGQLFAQSKLLYVAAATVFLLGLFTPIPDWITIPIAAVLAISAYLMDNKKEETPEEMLEIEEEVATDTMKSPENVINLLNVDPIEFEFGYGLIPLVDAAQGGDLLDRVVMIRRQLALELGIVIPIVRIRDNIQLQPNEYRIKIKGNEMARGELLLDHYLAMSPGDDDSIDGIDTIEPSFGLPAKWITEEVKEDAEMYGYTVVDPPSVVSTHLTEIIRANAHDLLGRQETKQLIDHLRETHAILVDELIPAPLSIGEVQKVLAKLLRENVSVRNLPIIFETLADYAKLTSDTDILTEYVRQALARQITAQFVAGQPALKVITVSGQVEKLITDSIQQTDHGNYLAMDPQESQFILEAIAKEVERVSYMEQSPIILCSPGVRMYLRQLTERYFPQVPILSYNELDAAVEIQSVGVVNVE, from the coding sequence ATGCAAATACGCGACATAGGGGTTTTAGCTGCAGTTATTATGGTTGTAGCCATGCTCATCATCCCTCTTCCACCTTGGTTATTAAGCTTTTTAATTATTGTTAATATTACGCTTGCCTTACTTGTATTATTAACAGCAATGAATATGAAAGAAGCATTAGATTTCTCCATTTTCCCAACGATTATCTTATTATTAACGCTGTTTCGTTTATCGTTATCGGTATCAACGACACGTGCCATCTTAGCAGAAGGTGATGCAGGTCAGGTTGTTGAAACGTTCGGTAATTTCGTAACAGGGGGTAATATTTTAGTCGGGTTAGTAATCTTCTTATTACTTGTAATTATTCAGTTCATCGTTATTACTAAAGGTTCGGAGCGTGTTGCTGAAGTAGCTGCACGTTTCACATTAGATGCGATGCCGGGTAAACAAATGAGTATTGATGCGGATTTAAATGCCGGTGTTATTTCTGAGCAAGAAGCACGTGAACGCCGTGAAAAAGTTTCAGGCGAAGCAGACTTCTACGGAGCGATGGACGGGGCAACAAAATTCGTTAAAGGGGATGCCATTGCATCGATTATCATGGTAGGGATCAACTTGCTCTTCGGTATGATTATCGGGATGATGCAAATGGAATTAAGCTTTGGCGAAGCAGCTACAAAGTATTCAATGTTAACAGTCGGTGATGGTCTTGTATCACAAATTCCAGCGCTACTTATTTCAACTGCGACAGGTATCGTTGTAACACGTGCTGCATCAAAGGGAAATCTGGGCTCAGATATTACGGGTCAGCTTTTTGCGCAATCTAAGTTACTGTATGTGGCAGCGGCTACGGTCTTCTTATTAGGTTTATTTACACCAATTCCAGATTGGATTACGATACCAATTGCAGCGGTTTTAGCAATTAGTGCGTACTTAATGGACAACAAAAAAGAAGAGACGCCAGAAGAAATGTTGGAAATCGAGGAAGAAGTGGCAACCGATACGATGAAAAGTCCAGAGAATGTTATTAATTTACTAAATGTGGACCCAATCGAATTTGAGTTTGGTTACGGCCTGATTCCATTAGTAGATGCTGCACAAGGCGGAGATTTACTTGACCGCGTTGTTATGATTCGTCGTCAATTAGCACTTGAACTAGGGATTGTTATTCCAATCGTTCGAATACGCGATAATATTCAGCTACAGCCGAACGAATATCGCATAAAGATTAAAGGGAATGAAATGGCACGAGGCGAATTATTATTAGACCATTACCTAGCAATGAGTCCTGGTGATGATGATTCGATTGATGGTATTGATACAATCGAGCCTTCGTTTGGTCTTCCGGCTAAATGGATTACAGAAGAGGTCAAAGAAGATGCCGAAATGTATGGCTACACGGTTGTTGATCCACCAAGTGTTGTTTCAACACACTTAACCGAAATTATCCGTGCAAATGCACACGACTTACTTGGTCGTCAAGAAACGAAGCAATTAATCGACCACTTACGCGAAACACATGCGATTTTAGTGGACGAGTTAATCCCAGCACCACTTTCAATTGGTGAAGTGCAAAAAGTATTAGCTAAATTACTGCGTGAAAATGTATCGGTACGTAACTTACCAATTATTTTCGAAACGCTTGCGGATTATGCAAAATTAACAAGTGATACTGATATTTTAACTGAGTATGTTCGTCAAGCATTGGCTCGTCAAATCACAGCACAATTTGTGGCTGGTCAACCAGCATTAAAAGTCATTACTGTTTCTGGTCAGGTTGAAAAACTAATTACTGATAGTATTCAGCAAACTGATCATGGCAATTATTTAGCGATGGACCCTCAAGAATCACAGTTTATTCTTGAAGCGATTGCCAAAGAAGTGGAGCGCGTTTCCTATATGGAACAATCGCCAATTATTCTTTGCTCGCCAGGTGTTCGTATGTATTTAAGACAATTAACTGAACGTTACTTCCCACAAGTTCCGATTCTTTCGTATAACGAGCTTGATGCGGCTGTAGAAATTCAAAGTGTAGGGGTGGTGAATGTCGAATGA